In a genomic window of Passer domesticus isolate bPasDom1 chromosome 3, bPasDom1.hap1, whole genome shotgun sequence:
- the MSGN1 gene encoding mesogenin-1, producing MDKLHETLINMEDALGSEHPACLSAWDWKSSAGPFELHPVSPPHSLSPTPSFESYSSSPCPAAAETPYSSGGSGLVGYGLVEFPAAYLPSPGQARLPKGTKVRMSAQRRRKASEREKLRMRTLADALHTLRNYLPPVYSQRGQPLTKIQTLKYTIKYIGELTELLNSVKRA from the coding sequence ATGGACAAGCTCCACGAGACACTGATAAACATGGAAGATGCCCTGGGTTCGGAGCACCCCGCCTGCTTGTCAGCCTGGGACTGGAAAAGCTCCGCTGGGCCTTTTGAGCTGCACCCCGTCTCGCCCCCGCACAGCCTGTCCCCGACGCCCTCCTTCGAATCCTACTCCTCGTCCCCGTGCCCGGCGGCGGCCGAGACGCCCTAcagcagcggcggcagcggcctGGTGGGATACGGCCTGGTGGAGTTCCCCGCCGCCTACctgcccagccccgggcaggccCGGCTGCCCAAGGGCACCAAGGTGCGGATGTCGGCGCAGCGCCGGAGGAAGGCGAGCGAGCGGGAGAAGCTGCGCATGAGGACCTTGGCCGACGCGCTGCACACGCTGCGCAATTACCTGCCCCCCGTCTACAGCCAGCGGGGCCAGCCCCTCACCAAAATACAGACCCTGAAGTACACCATCAAGTACATCGGCGAACTCACCGAGCTCCTCAACAGCGTCAAGCGGGCCTAG